In one Alphaproteobacteria bacterium genomic region, the following are encoded:
- the queA gene encoding tRNA preQ1(34) S-adenosylmethionine ribosyltransferase-isomerase QueA, producing the protein MRVDLFDFDLPDHCIAQGPAEPRESARLLRVPAGGPFGDHRIADLPSLLDERDLLVVNDTKVIPTRLDGKRGEAGFEATLIEQKSGDSWDAFARPGKKLRIGNVVVFAGELEATVVDKLPDGRVTFRFALSGGDLRDALWRHGRMPLPPYIKRAKGGDPDQDARDRDSYQTVFAEREGAVAAPTASLHFTPPLLDALEAKGVRTVRLTLHVGAGTFLPVKVDDTADHRMHSEWAQLSADAADRLNAHRRAGGRIVAVGTTPMRTLESAAAPDGTIRPFEGDTDIFITPGYRFRAVDRLMTNFHLPRSTLFMLVSAFAGLDRMQAAYAHAIRTGYRFYSYGDGSLLDRAGDDQ; encoded by the coding sequence ATGCGCGTCGATCTCTTTGATTTCGATCTACCGGACCACTGCATCGCGCAGGGTCCGGCGGAACCGCGGGAATCGGCACGCCTGCTGCGGGTGCCGGCGGGTGGTCCGTTCGGCGATCATCGGATTGCCGATCTGCCATCGCTGCTGGATGAGCGAGACCTGCTGGTCGTCAACGATACAAAGGTCATTCCGACCCGCCTGGACGGCAAACGCGGCGAAGCCGGCTTCGAAGCGACGCTGATCGAACAGAAGAGCGGCGATAGTTGGGACGCCTTCGCCAGGCCGGGCAAGAAACTGCGCATCGGTAATGTCGTGGTGTTTGCCGGCGAGCTGGAGGCCACAGTCGTCGACAAACTGCCGGACGGGCGGGTGACGTTCCGCTTCGCGCTGTCCGGTGGGGACCTTCGCGACGCGCTTTGGCGTCACGGCCGGATGCCGCTGCCGCCCTATATCAAGCGCGCGAAGGGCGGGGATCCGGACCAGGACGCACGGGACCGTGATTCCTATCAGACCGTCTTCGCGGAACGGGAAGGCGCCGTGGCGGCGCCGACCGCCAGCCTGCATTTCACTCCACCCTTGCTTGACGCCCTGGAGGCGAAGGGGGTGCGGACGGTGCGTCTGACCCTGCATGTCGGGGCGGGGACCTTTCTTCCGGTCAAGGTCGATGATACCGCCGACCACAGGATGCACAGCGAATGGGCGCAACTGTCGGCTGACGCGGCTGATCGGTTGAATGCACATCGTCGCGCCGGGGGACGCATCGTCGCGGTCGGCACGACACCGATGCGGACCTTAGAAAGCGCCGCGGCGCCCGATGGTACGATCCGGCCATTCGAAGGCGACACGGATATATTCATCACGCCGGGCTATCGGTTCCGGGCCGTGGATCGGCTGATGACCAATTTTCACCTCCCGCGCTCGACCCTTTTCATGCTGGTCAGCGCCTTTGCGGGCCTGGATCGGATGCAGGCGGCCTACGCCCATGCCATCCGGACCGGATACCGCTTTTATTCCTATGGCGACGGCAGCCTGCTGGACCGCGCTGGAGACGACCAATGA